In Pseudomonadota bacterium, one DNA window encodes the following:
- a CDS encoding FG-GAP repeat protein yields the protein MNKLLGSFVLGVVMLGMTACGGGGDSPPANDTLESKDNSSIVTATSVAPVSECPTGGITVDSGIDENGNGVLDADEIDSTQYVCNGGSGIQALVSITDEAAGVNCSSGGKQVDTGLDANSNSTLDADEIADTFYVCNGSNWWDTLGDTGSISGYVYTENGTPAQDAMVAISGTLHYTYVNSLGYYSFSQISVGHQRLIIALNGYHQGKLDHVPVTNNNSTTVRNITLNKIRQPLAERVSLAEFPFLPGASAGDYSGASVAGAGDVNGDGYDDLLIGADYAAGFAGKTYLVYGRPGVDQAVLLTLEPDVTFSGEAVGDKSGYSVAGAGDVNGDGFDDLLIGAYGAASAAGKSYLIYGASALTDMNLSDADVSFSGDAASDYSGFSVAGAGDVNGDGFDDLLIGAYGVASVAGKTYLIYGASSLNDMNLSAANVTFSGEAANDRSGDSVAGAGDVNGDGYDDLLIGAYAAASYAGKTYLIYGASSLTDMNLSAANVTFSGEAAIDYSGCSVAGAGDVNGDGFDDLLIGAYGVASVAGKSYLLYGASALTDMNLSDADVSFSGEAGGDRAGRRVAGVGDVNGDGFDDLLIGAYGAVSNAGKSYLIYGASGLTDKNLSDADVSFSGEAANNYSGISVAGGGDVNGDGFDDLLIGAYGVANFAGKTYLVMGRQRGVDTAANVLQGNRSASTADAVFMGGVSGDYNGYSVAGAGDVNGDGFDDLLIGVYGADSYAGKTYLIYGRIGVDQSVLLTLEPDVTFSGEAAGDFSGVSVAGAGDVNGDGFDDLLIGAYVVGDSYAGKTYLICGSSVLADKNLSAADATFSGEAANDFSGDSVAGAGDVNGDGFDDLLIGAYGADSNTGKTYLIYGSSVLVDKNLSLADTTFRGEAVGDSSGISVAGAGDVNGDGFDDLLIGAKGADSEAGKTYLVYGSSVLAGKHLSLADVKFSGEAADDKSGFSVAGAGDVNGDGFDDLFIGAYGADSNTGKTYVVYGSSVLADKNLSLADVTFSGEAASDKSGNSVDGAGDVNGDGFDDLLIGASGADSSAGKTYVVYGSSILTDKNLSEADVSFSGEAGGDRAGRRVAGAGDVNGDGF from the coding sequence ATGAATAAACTACTTGGATCGTTTGTGTTGGGTGTCGTAATGCTCGGGATGACAGCGTGCGGCGGTGGTGGAGACAGCCCACCGGCAAATGATACGCTCGAATCAAAAGATAACAGCTCCATTGTAACGGCCACATCGGTTGCCCCTGTTTCGGAATGTCCCACCGGTGGCATTACGGTGGACAGCGGCATTGATGAAAACGGTAATGGTGTGCTTGATGCCGACGAGATCGATTCCACCCAATATGTTTGTAACGGCGGCAGCGGCATACAGGCACTTGTAAGCATCACGGACGAAGCAGCCGGGGTTAATTGCTCTTCAGGCGGCAAACAAGTCGATACCGGTCTGGACGCCAATAGTAACAGCACACTTGACGCAGATGAGATAGCTGATACCTTTTATGTGTGTAACGGTTCCAATTGGTGGGACACCTTGGGCGATACCGGGTCCATCAGCGGCTATGTTTACACCGAAAATGGGACACCTGCTCAGGATGCCATGGTGGCGATTTCCGGCACCCTTCATTACACCTATGTCAATAGCCTGGGCTATTACTCGTTTTCTCAGATCAGCGTTGGTCACCAAAGATTAATTATTGCCCTGAACGGTTACCATCAAGGAAAACTCGATCATGTTCCAGTCACCAACAACAACTCCACCACGGTTCGGAATATCACGTTAAACAAGATCAGGCAACCGCTCGCAGAACGGGTTTCCTTAGCGGAGTTCCCCTTCCTGCCCGGGGCGTCTGCGGGTGATTACAGCGGTGCTTCGGTGGCCGGGGCCGGCGATGTGAACGGCGACGGCTATGACGATCTGCTCATCGGCGCCGATTACGCTGCTGGTTTTGCGGGCAAGACCTATTTGGTTTACGGACGTCCCGGGGTTGATCAGGCGGTACTGCTGACCCTGGAGCCGGACGTCACTTTCAGCGGCGAGGCTGTGGGTGATAAAAGCGGTTATTCGGTGGCCGGGGCCGGTGATGTGAACGGCGACGGCTTCGACGATCTGCTCATCGGAGCCTATGGCGCTGCTAGTGCTGCGGGCAAGAGTTATTTGATTTACGGCGCCAGCGCTTTGACGGATATGAATCTGTCCGATGCCGACGTCAGCTTCAGCGGCGATGCTGCGAGTGATTACAGCGGTTTTTCGGTGGCCGGGGCCGGTGATGTCAACGGCGATGGCTTTGACGATTTGCTCATCGGCGCCTATGGCGTTGCTAGTGTTGCGGGCAAGACCTATCTGATTTACGGCGCCAGCAGTTTGAATGATATGAACCTGTCTGCGGCCAACGTTACTTTCAGCGGTGAGGCTGCGAATGATCGCAGCGGTGATTCGGTGGCCGGTGCCGGTGATGTCAACGGCGACGGCTATGACGATTTGCTTATCGGCGCCTATGCCGCTGCTAGTTATGCGGGCAAGACCTATCTGATTTACGGCGCCAGCAGTTTGACGGATATGAATTTGTCTGCGGCCAACGTCACTTTCAGCGGTGAGGCTGCGATTGATTACAGCGGTTGTTCGGTGGCCGGGGCCGGCGATGTGAACGGCGACGGCTTCGACGATTTGCTTATCGGCGCCTATGGCGTTGCTAGTGTTGCGGGCAAGAGTTATCTGCTATACGGCGCCAGCGCTTTGACGGATATGAATCTGTCCGATGCCGACGTCAGCTTCAGCGGCGAGGCGGGGGGGGATCGAGCCGGTCGTAGGGTGGCCGGGGTCGGCGATGTCAATGGCGATGGCTTCGACGATTTGCTTATCGGCGCCTATGGCGCTGTTAGTAATGCTGGCAAGAGTTATCTGATTTACGGCGCCAGCGGTTTGACTGATAAGAACCTGTCCGATGCCGACGTCAGCTTCAGCGGCGAGGCTGCGAATAATTACAGCGGTATTTCGGTGGCCGGGGGTGGTGATGTGAACGGCGACGGCTTCGACGATTTGCTTATCGGCGCCTATGGCGTTGCTAATTTTGCGGGCAAGACCTATCTGGTCATGGGCCGTCAGCGCGGTGTTGATACAGCTGCCAATGTTTTGCAAGGCAATCGTTCTGCTTCCACAGCCGATGCTGTTTTTATGGGTGGTGTTTCTGGTGACTATAACGGTTATTCGGTGGCCGGGGCCGGTGATGTCAACGGCGATGGCTTTGACGATCTGCTCATCGGTGTCTATGGCGCTGATAGTTATGCCGGCAAGACCTATTTGATATACGGTCGCATCGGGGTTGATCAGTCGGTACTGCTGACCCTGGAGCCGGATGTCACCTTCAGCGGCGAGGCCGCGGGTGATTTTAGCGGTGTTTCGGTGGCCGGGGCCGGTGATGTCAATGGCGATGGCTTTGACGATCTACTTATCGGCGCCTATGTCGTCGGTGATAGTTATGCTGGCAAGACTTATCTGATATGCGGTTCCAGTGTTTTGGCTGATAAGAACCTCTCCGCAGCCGATGCCACCTTCAGCGGCGAGGCTGCGAATGATTTCAGCGGTGATTCGGTGGCCGGTGCCGGTGATGTGAACGGTGATGGCTTTGACGATCTGCTCATCGGCGCCTATGGCGCAGATAGTAATACCGGCAAGACCTATTTGATATACGGCTCCAGTGTTTTGGTTGATAAGAATCTCTCCCTGGCCGATACCACCTTCAGAGGCGAGGCCGTGGGTGATTCCAGCGGTATTTCGGTGGCCGGGGCCGGCGATGTGAACGGCGATGGATTTGATGATCTGCTCATCGGAGCTAAAGGTGCTGATAGTGAAGCCGGCAAGACCTATCTGGTATACGGCTCCAGTGTTTTGGCTGGTAAGCACCTTTCCTTGGCCGATGTCAAATTCAGCGGCGAGGCTGCGGATGATAAAAGCGGTTTCTCGGTGGCCGGGGCCGGAGATGTGAACGGCGATGGCTTCGACGATCTGTTCATCGGCGCCTATGGCGCAGATAGTAATACCGGCAAGACCTATGTGGTATACGGCTCCAGTGTTTTGGCTGATAAGAACCTTTCCTTGGCCGATGTCACATTCAGCGGCGAGGCTGCGAGTGATAAAAGCGGTAATTCGGTGGACGGGGCCGGAGATGTGAACGGCGATGGCTTCGACGATCTGCTCATCGGCGCCTCTGGCGCAGATAGTAGTGCCGGCAAGACCTATGTGGTATACGGCTCCAGTATTTTGACTGATAAGAATCTGTCTGAGGCCGATGTCAGCTTCAGCGGCGAGGCCGGGGGGGATCGAGCCGGTCGTAGAGTGGCCGGGGCCGGCGATGTGAACGGCGACGGCTTTG
- a CDS encoding winged helix-turn-helix domain-containing protein — protein sequence MRINTLFSKDYLLGELYPAAVALKRDDYVYFHADAINQGKHQIAFDFLTVNILNLTAKGLPDGGITSQVAYAARSSIITYERNLTSDSFTPLTMLIPGTAIFAETIKPMDEWEETDIWHSHCIPQEFHWVAAISYQYPHHKKTVITFHYIKAKGAPFHWTVNEDVVEYFTFPYYLGWLHQYGAICHETLKEWLSLLVGMSLERFKILRALTEFGMGNARQLSDNLCISQSTVYKHLENSFDNLLVLEPGRQQLSGNANRILSLANAYHFMGFGAASSKRLLPKRKV from the coding sequence ATGAGAATAAATACACTCTTCAGTAAAGACTATCTCCTTGGTGAGCTCTATCCGGCAGCGGTCGCATTAAAAAGGGATGATTATGTTTATTTTCATGCCGATGCAATAAATCAAGGAAAACACCAGATTGCCTTTGATTTTTTAACCGTCAATATCCTCAACCTGACAGCCAAAGGCCTCCCTGATGGCGGCATAACCAGTCAGGTCGCCTATGCTGCCAGGAGTTCTATCATTACCTACGAAAGAAATCTCACCAGCGACAGCTTTACGCCGCTCACCATGTTGATCCCCGGTACCGCCATTTTTGCTGAAACAATAAAACCCATGGACGAATGGGAGGAAACAGACATCTGGCACTCCCATTGCATTCCCCAGGAATTTCATTGGGTGGCGGCCATTTCCTACCAATATCCCCATCATAAAAAGACTGTTATCACCTTTCATTACATCAAGGCAAAAGGGGCGCCTTTTCACTGGACTGTCAATGAAGATGTTGTGGAATATTTCACCTTCCCCTATTACCTGGGCTGGTTACACCAGTACGGGGCAATCTGCCATGAGACATTAAAAGAGTGGCTCAGCCTCCTGGTGGGCATGTCTCTGGAGCGCTTTAAGATCCTGCGGGCCTTAACGGAATTCGGCATGGGAAATGCCCGTCAGCTCTCAGACAATCTCTGCATCTCGCAGAGTACGGTTTACAAACACCTGGAAAATTCCTTTGATAACCTGCTGGTTCTCGAACCCGGCCGGCAGCAGTTATCCGGTAACGCCAACCGAATATTGTCCCTGGCCAATGCCTATCATTTCATGGGCTTTGGTGCCGCCAGCAGCAAGCGATTACTTCCCAAAAGAAAAGTCTGA
- a CDS encoding response regulator — MTLPWWPVIWVDILGSLAVVIIASECLSLSWVWSKKAPDDAFRHYVFMLTLAIGAFSIFRSFGHLAKQALIFTDQQDIWEIIAPFSGAGNTAAFITVFAFSIYFNRLRQVKLQIDQVDLNLAVAKAEAAAALQSEKMLLTIFDGMEDAIYVIDQNFRIKYFNRIVKELLPEIELGAHCYECLMDNDAPCKNCLHQFILDQETAHTRELDILKTGKTFSLVEIPLIWIDGKKVKLNVGRNITEQKKLEAQLHHSQKMEAIGTLAGGMAHDINNSLTPVVGYSELILMQTEPDTPLYQRVQHIRDCAKRASNLISRILAFSRRQVIKKETINLNGLIDNFSKMLKGLLEENIVLELQLKDDLWPIAADSGQIEQVLANLAVNARDAMPNGGTLLIETDNIASANSLCGSCNNDISGPQVLIQVSDSGEGMNPAVKEHIFEPYFTTKSKEKGTGLGLAMSHGIIHQHGGHINLYSEPGLGTTFKIYFPAAQQTSIAVDQVKIAAPVSLGTETILVVEDDKDIRKFTQECLREYGYNVLETDCGKNALAIFSQKSARIDLMLTDVIMPDMNGKELADRIKETRPELKTLFMSGYTDNVIAHHGILDKDISFISKPFSPAALAQKVRETLDKSTAIDFSR; from the coding sequence ATGACCCTTCCCTGGTGGCCGGTTATCTGGGTGGATATTCTCGGTTCGCTTGCCGTAGTAATTATTGCCAGCGAATGTCTCTCCTTGTCATGGGTCTGGAGCAAAAAAGCTCCAGATGATGCATTCCGGCATTATGTCTTCATGCTGACTCTTGCCATCGGTGCGTTCTCCATCTTCCGCTCTTTCGGCCATCTGGCAAAACAGGCCCTTATCTTTACCGACCAGCAGGATATCTGGGAGATCATTGCGCCATTCAGCGGTGCGGGAAATACTGCGGCATTCATCACCGTCTTTGCCTTCAGTATTTATTTCAACCGCCTGAGACAGGTCAAGCTGCAGATCGACCAGGTGGATCTGAATCTTGCGGTAGCAAAGGCCGAGGCTGCTGCCGCGCTCCAGAGTGAAAAAATGCTCCTGACCATATTTGACGGCATGGAGGATGCCATCTACGTCATTGACCAGAATTTCCGGATCAAATATTTCAACCGCATCGTCAAGGAACTGCTGCCTGAAATCGAACTCGGCGCCCATTGTTATGAATGTCTCATGGATAACGATGCCCCTTGTAAAAACTGCCTGCATCAATTTATTCTGGACCAGGAAACGGCCCATACCCGTGAACTCGACATCCTGAAAACCGGCAAGACTTTCAGTCTCGTTGAAATCCCCTTAATCTGGATTGACGGCAAGAAAGTAAAACTGAATGTCGGCCGCAACATCACTGAACAGAAAAAGCTGGAAGCCCAGTTGCATCACTCCCAGAAAATGGAGGCCATCGGCACCCTGGCAGGCGGCATGGCCCACGACATAAACAACAGCCTCACCCCGGTTGTCGGCTATTCCGAACTCATTCTCATGCAGACCGAACCGGACACCCCACTGTACCAGAGAGTGCAGCATATCCGCGATTGCGCAAAGCGCGCTTCGAATCTGATCAGCAGGATTCTCGCCTTTTCCCGCAGGCAGGTGATCAAAAAAGAAACCATCAATCTGAACGGTTTAATCGATAATTTTTCAAAAATGCTCAAAGGGCTTCTTGAAGAAAACATTGTCCTGGAACTGCAGCTGAAAGATGATCTCTGGCCCATTGCCGCTGATTCAGGACAAATCGAGCAGGTCCTTGCCAACCTTGCGGTAAATGCCAGAGATGCAATGCCCAACGGCGGCACGCTGCTCATTGAAACCGACAACATCGCTTCTGCCAATTCCCTCTGCGGCAGCTGCAACAATGATATTTCAGGCCCCCAGGTCCTGATCCAGGTATCGGACAGCGGCGAGGGCATGAATCCGGCGGTGAAAGAACATATCTTTGAGCCCTATTTCACCACCAAGAGCAAAGAAAAAGGTACCGGCCTCGGCCTGGCCATGAGCCACGGCATCATCCATCAGCACGGTGGCCACATCAACCTCTACAGCGAGCCGGGACTGGGCACCACCTTCAAAATATACTTTCCTGCCGCCCAGCAGACCTCAATCGCCGTTGACCAGGTCAAAATCGCAGCCCCTGTTTCCCTGGGAACCGAAACCATCCTGGTTGTGGAAGATGATAAGGATATCCGCAAATTCACCCAGGAATGTCTCAGAGAATACGGCTATAATGTCCTGGAAACCGATTGCGGCAAAAATGCCCTGGCGATCTTTTCACAGAAATCCGCCCGGATAGATCTCATGCTCACCGATGTAATAATGCCGGACATGAACGGCAAAGAACTTGCCGACAGGATAAAAGAGACGAGACCGGAGCTGAAAACTCTCTTCATGTCCGGCTACACCGATAATGTCATTGCTCACCACGGCATCCTTGACAAGGACATATCTTTTATCAGCAAACCGTTTTCCCCGGCGGCTCTCGCCCAGAAAGTCCGCGAAACCCTGGATAAGTCAACGGCTATCGACTTCAGTCGATAG
- a CDS encoding OFA family MFS transporter: MAQKIANRGKIVIAAGTGINLALGVLYTWSIFKGAIKQSIEEGGANAFNWDLAALNDPYAVCCLVFAFTMIIAGRCQDKFGPRITAIIGGALVGAGFVWISQTTSYIHWVMAFGILVGAGIAFGYSSATPAALKWFPPNKTGIIAGIVVSGFGLASVYIAPLAKYLLLNWGLQNAMLFFGIAFFIVVSLLALLLTNPPEGYVPTGFVERRDQSENNVKARAAIAEKNIAPGKMVKTSTFWLLWLLYFIGAGAGLMVIGSVAGMAQKSMGDSAFLAVAILAIGNAGGRIAAGFISDKIGRSLTMAGMFSFQALLMFIAVPIINSTNTSSAVLLVLLATLIGFNYGANLALFPSFAKDLFGIKNFGVNYGILFTAWGVGGFVMSKASQSLMVQTGNYGTSFQAAGILLVIGVCLSFLLSDEKAIQRRALRRLAAQSNAA; this comes from the coding sequence ATGGCTCAAAAAATCGCAAATCGTGGGAAAATCGTTATCGCCGCCGGCACCGGAATCAATCTTGCGCTGGGCGTGCTTTACACCTGGAGTATTTTCAAGGGCGCCATCAAACAATCCATTGAGGAAGGCGGCGCTAACGCCTTTAACTGGGACCTTGCCGCATTAAACGATCCCTATGCGGTCTGCTGTCTGGTTTTTGCTTTTACGATGATCATTGCCGGCAGGTGCCAGGATAAATTCGGACCCCGGATAACCGCAATCATCGGCGGTGCCCTCGTGGGCGCAGGTTTTGTCTGGATTTCCCAAACCACCTCATACATCCACTGGGTCATGGCTTTCGGGATACTGGTGGGCGCAGGGATTGCCTTCGGTTATTCCTCGGCAACGCCTGCAGCACTCAAATGGTTCCCGCCGAACAAAACAGGAATAATCGCCGGCATCGTGGTCTCCGGTTTCGGACTCGCCTCGGTGTATATTGCCCCCCTGGCAAAATATCTTTTGCTGAACTGGGGGCTGCAGAACGCCATGCTTTTTTTCGGGATTGCTTTTTTCATTGTGGTCAGCCTCCTTGCATTATTACTCACCAATCCCCCTGAAGGATATGTCCCGACGGGTTTTGTCGAAAGGCGGGATCAGTCTGAAAACAACGTCAAGGCGCGCGCGGCTATCGCTGAAAAAAATATTGCGCCGGGGAAAATGGTTAAGACCTCGACTTTCTGGCTGTTATGGCTGCTTTATTTCATCGGCGCAGGCGCTGGCCTCATGGTTATCGGCAGCGTAGCCGGCATGGCCCAAAAAAGCATGGGTGACAGCGCCTTTCTGGCGGTGGCCATCCTTGCCATCGGCAACGCCGGCGGCCGGATCGCCGCCGGCTTCATATCCGACAAAATCGGCAGAAGCCTCACCATGGCCGGGATGTTCAGCTTTCAGGCTCTGCTCATGTTCATCGCCGTGCCGATAATCAATTCAACTAATACCTCAAGCGCCGTCCTTCTGGTGCTTCTCGCCACCCTCATCGGCTTTAATTACGGCGCCAACCTGGCGCTCTTCCCGTCATTTGCCAAAGACCTCTTCGGGATTAAGAATTTCGGAGTCAATTACGGCATACTTTTCACCGCCTGGGGTGTGGGCGGATTTGTCATGAGCAAAGCGTCCCAGTCCCTGATGGTGCAAACCGGTAATTACGGCACATCGTTTCAGGCCGCAGGTATTCTCCTGGTCATCGGCGTCTGCCTGTCTTTTCTGCTAAGTGATGAAAAAGCAATACAGCGCCGTGCACTGAGACGGCTAGCCGCACAGTCAAATGCAGCCTAA
- a CDS encoding radical SAM protein, translated as MNRPQPKTVGFKPNERNIFFHLLTACNLSCKHCYINPDQHGTNMVSCQTMEEWLALFAHPTRETNIIFLGGEPTLHPDLAHGIQTARKLGYASITVDSNGFLFHDFLEKVAPEDLDFLSFSLDGPTPGINDPIRGRDVFKTCTENIIRAVKKNFNVSLIYTVSRMNIHHLHRMPDLLDGLGVKRFFIQVIGLRGKSAQSPGDLQLTPEEWRGIIPEVAAKAAEKGIHVTFPKVFLDKDEAFACAGNVAENFFIFPNGRVYLCPLCEDYPVNAYRIEDNQLLDNDGITEKHFFSLNIPEGCVLNKMLQPGNLVYDKHGTPLSRISCCLLKQEISPS; from the coding sequence ATGAATCGGCCCCAGCCTAAAACCGTTGGATTCAAACCCAACGAGCGGAATATTTTTTTTCACCTGCTCACCGCCTGCAACCTTTCCTGCAAACACTGCTATATCAATCCCGACCAGCACGGCACCAACATGGTCAGCTGCCAAACCATGGAGGAATGGCTTGCCCTTTTTGCGCATCCCACCAGGGAGACAAATATTATCTTCCTGGGCGGCGAACCCACCCTGCATCCGGATCTGGCCCACGGCATACAAACCGCAAGAAAACTCGGCTACGCCTCAATCACCGTGGACAGCAACGGCTTTCTGTTCCATGATTTCCTTGAAAAAGTTGCACCGGAGGATCTTGATTTTTTAAGTTTCAGCCTGGACGGCCCGACTCCAGGAATAAACGACCCGATCCGCGGCAGGGACGTCTTTAAAACCTGCACCGAAAATATCATCAGAGCAGTGAAAAAAAACTTCAATGTCAGTCTGATCTATACGGTGAGCCGGATGAATATCCACCACCTGCACCGCATGCCTGATCTGCTTGACGGGCTCGGCGTCAAACGGTTTTTCATTCAGGTGATCGGCCTCCGGGGAAAATCAGCCCAATCGCCGGGCGATCTGCAGCTGACTCCTGAAGAATGGCGCGGCATAATCCCTGAAGTCGCAGCAAAGGCAGCAGAGAAAGGCATTCATGTGACTTTTCCGAAAGTCTTTCTCGATAAGGATGAAGCCTTTGCCTGCGCCGGCAATGTTGCTGAAAACTTCTTTATCTTTCCCAACGGCCGCGTCTACCTCTGCCCGCTTTGCGAAGATTATCCGGTGAACGCCTACAGAATTGAGGACAACCAACTGCTCGACAATGACGGGATTACCGAAAAACACTTCTTCAGCCTCAACATCCCCGAAGGCTGCGTGCTGAATAAAATGCTCCAGCCCGGCAATCTGGTTTACGACAAACACGGCACGCCGCTTTCAAGAATTTCCTGCTGCCTGCTCAAGCAGGAAATTTCTCCTTCCTGA
- a CDS encoding nucleoside deaminase, whose product MTTDHEKYMQLALDEARQALVAGDFPVGCVLVANGEVVAKGKRANSRFTGNQTPNELDHAEILALRELKVNHPDIHPSEIIAYSTMEPCLMCYSTLLLNGIHKIVYAFEDAMGGGTGLPLARLTPLYRDMDVQLIPHILRPESLKLFADFFNNPHNSYWENSYLAEYTLEQARKDLDK is encoded by the coding sequence ATGACCACCGATCACGAAAAATATATGCAGCTCGCCCTTGATGAAGCGCGGCAGGCCCTGGTTGCCGGGGACTTTCCCGTGGGTTGTGTGCTGGTGGCTAATGGCGAGGTTGTTGCAAAAGGCAAACGCGCCAACAGCAGGTTCACCGGCAATCAGACGCCAAACGAGCTTGATCATGCGGAAATCCTCGCCCTGCGCGAGCTGAAGGTAAATCATCCCGATATCCACCCGTCAGAGATCATTGCTTACTCCACCATGGAGCCCTGCCTGATGTGCTATTCAACATTGCTCCTGAACGGCATCCACAAAATCGTCTACGCCTTTGAAGACGCCATGGGCGGTGGCACCGGCCTGCCCCTTGCCCGGCTGACGCCGCTTTACCGCGACATGGATGTTCAGCTGATCCCCCATATCCTCCGCCCCGAAAGCCTCAAACTCTTTGCCGATTTTTTCAATAATCCGCATAACAGTTACTGGGAAAACAGCTATCTCGCCGAATATACCCTGGAACAGGCGAGGAAGGATCTTGACAAATGA